Below is a window of Rattus norvegicus strain BN/NHsdMcwi chromosome 5, GRCr8, whole genome shotgun sequence DNA.
AGCCTCATAGGTTTCTGAAAATACCATTATCAATGCACAACACCCCAAGATTGAATTCTTAGCACAAAGGAGGCTAATTTTCTCCAGAGGGACAAAGGGAAAGGAataagagataaagacagaggacaagggagaagggaaaaggaacaagagaggaggaaaggataTGCACCCCATAGGTACAAAGGTCTGCCTCTGAATATAAAGGAGACAGACATGGCCAGCCCATAGGCAAATGGCAGATTATAAAGGTAAACAGGGAAACCCTGTGCTAAGATGAGGTATTTAATTTTGATTGGACAGGTTAATTAGGTGAGTCAAAAGAGAGCTGTTGATTCCTGAACTTCAATACTCTGCAgaacagagctggagttacagatagtgaGATCCTTTGCAGGCACAGCAAATGTTCTTACTCTCAGAAACATTTCTCTTTCCCCCTGGTCATTATGTAACAAAACTTTTCCTAGGGAAAAAAACCATGCGTGTCTGCTCATCCCAAATACGGAGTCCATGGCAGGACAAAATACCAACACCATCAAAGTCCGACATGGTGAGCCAATGAGTTTTATTCAGGTTACTTACAAgagtatgggtgaggggttacttacaggagtatggGTGAAGGGTTACTTACCGGAGTATGGGTGAAGAGCTACTTAGAGGAGCGGAAAGGACTCAAAGACATTGGCATCACCAATTCCATCCAGCATGGGTGACACCTCACAAAACCTGGGAACTTTGAGAATACTGCACAGCTTGCAGGCAGCGATGAAAAGTGTCCTTTCCAGCCACCTCTCTTGGTCCAAACATCTCGCAGGTGACTGGCTGGTTTCTGGTTTCTTGCTGGCAGCTGGTCTGATTTTAAGACCTTTCTTTGCAACTTGGCTTAGTTAGTCTGAGAGGTATGTTCAACCTTTATTGTTTACTTAGGCAGGAGGCACCTAGGGCATctgctcagtttcagggacttcctaaagcaattttgagttgtttaccttcctgtttAAGGAGCTTTCTGGCAGGATGGACTGTttcaatctcagaggaaactgttgTATAATACCAGTCTTCCTGGCACTGTTCCCTCCTCTCTGCGGGATCTTGTAGGCTAGTGAAACATTGTTACTCTCAGAGCCTTTTATTTGTAGGTGGATTGACTGATTGAGgttgagccacttctccagcccgtttcattttacttttagatGTTTAAGTAGTGAGATTTTTCTCTATCGCTTAGGCTTGTTCGTAATACCTGGACTtaaataatcctcctgcctcagcctcttgaggcTGTAGCTAAAGCTGTGCACTACTGCACCTggcttacattttttattttggaaacttTGTTTATAGAAGAAGACTAGTGATGTGGCCAGCTGGTAGGGAAATTAGCCTAACATGCATGGTCCCTGGCACTTTGAAATgcaaaggtggaggcaggaggcatgaggcaggaggcaggagggtcagatgTTCAGCCACCCTTGTTGCCACCCCcctgtgcgcgcgtgcgcgcgcgcacacacacacacacacacacacacacacacacgagagagagagagagagagagagagagagagagagagagagagaggacaaaaaGGAATTGCCCAGATAGCATCCTGCAGGTATGTTCAACCTCTAGCCCTGAATTACATGTGTCCCAGGACAGCTATGAACACAACCCAATACAAAACTGTAAATTTACATCAGGAGAATATCTGTTTAGGGGCTTAGTTGTATATACTTTGTAAACCACAAAGTCACAAAAGTTGGATGTGCGTAGGTGGGGGATGACTTTGTCCCTTCGCCCAGGGTCTCCTAATGTTACCATGTTACAACACTGTGACACATTAATCAAGATTCAGGGACTGGGGAAATGACTCAGTCAATAAGGCCTACAAAGTGTGAGGACCTGACTTTAATCTCCAGCAGTTACAGGAAGGGACTCTAGCCAACTCAAGAGTGGCAAGCATGGCTTTGGCAGGCCTTGCTGTTCTCCCCAATTCtgtctgccttgctaaaaaccttTAGATTGCATTCCTAAAGCAGGCCACCAAGGtatattcccttatttggccacttcctcctcctgaggctgaacaccaaggtccagctatcaaaaaattaaagtccagcaatcaaaagcacCCTCTCATTCACCTAATTAAGATGCCCAATTAAAATTGTACATCTCATCCTACCTTGAGGTTTCCCTATTTACCTTTTTAACCtgccatttgcctatgggccatgtctgtctcctctctatccagaggcagtcctttctCCCCCACCCTAAGACAAatgccccttcctccctccctgccctgtttctcccccctcccttgttctgtcttcctttgtctcctgtctttgtcccttatctctgccttctgtttCTGGGGTGAATACATCTCCCTTGTCCTGAGAACTCGGACTTGGGGACCCTGAGtctatacttttcttttttaccatGTACAGAAATTCTCATTTGTGTGTTCCTAACTGGAGATTAAaattcctcctctttttctgttttaggtGCAGTGATCCAGTTTAGGATTTCATACAACATTTAAGACAAAATTGTTCTGGGTTTTATTTTGTCACCTAATGCTGTCAGGTTATTGTAGAGAATGCACAAAGAATCTGCATCAAAGAGTTGCATAAAAAGTTGTTCAAGGAGGTCTCAGTCTACTGACATAGATAATACAGGATGTGagccccagggctggagagatggtttagctgTTAAGAATATATATGgactgatcttgcagaggactggagtttttttgttcccagcacccatatcagatgGCTCAAAATAACCTATAACTCCAACTCCTAGGGGGAACCCATGCCTCTGGTTTCCTTGGATACCTGAACTCCTaagcatatacacagacagacagacagacagactctctctctctctctcttacaatTTTTtgctctcatttctgatttttttgaggcaggtgtttgttgttgttgttgtttttgactTCTGAGgcttttatttttgcatgtaaaCCACTGGAGGGAGTCTTGATGGTGTGGGCACTCTAGAGATTACACTTGAATTCTGAGGGCTCCAGACACTGGCTGGGAAGTCAGGTGACAGAAACAATGATTCAGACCGATCACATGATTACAAAGCTGGGATCTCCAGCAGGGCTCCAGGCAGTCAGGGGTGGATGTCTAAGGAAGCAGTGACAAGGGAGGGGGGCAAGCACTGGGCCAACCTTGAGCCACCTGGATGACATCAGGGACAGAGGATTTGGTAGCTCCAGGGATCTCTGGTCCATGCTTTATTTGCCCAGCGGGTTCCTAAAGGACCTGCCAGCAAACTTGGCTTTTGCTGCCCAGCTCTTCCTCGATGCTAAGGATTTGATTGTATTTGGTCAGGCACTCCGATCGGCAAGTGGCACCAGTCTTGATCTGCCCAGTGCAGAACCCCACCACCAGGTCAGCAATGAAAGtgtcctcagtttccccagatCGATGGGACACCATGGCACTTCAGCCAATCTGGTTCACTTTGAGCAGGAGGCAGTTGCAGGACTTCTCGCCTGCAGCCTTGGCAATCCACTTAGGGTTGGTCACTGTGAGGTCATCCCCCACCACCTGGATGCCTGCACTAGCTGTGAACTTCTGCCAAGCATCCCAGTCATCCTGGTCAAAGGATCTTCAATGGATACCACTGGGTAGTCCTTGATGAAGGACTTGTACAGGTCAGCCAGCTGGTTGGGTGTGATGTAGCGACTGGAGTCATCTGGAGACTTGAAGTCCAGGTCACACTTGCCAGTACTGTAGAACCCAGAGGCAGCCACATCCATGCCGATGACAACCTGGTCAGTGGAGCCGGCCTTTGCCATTGCAGACTTGAGCAGCTCCAGTCTGTTAGGTGCAAATCCGCTCTCATCACCCACATTAGTGGCATCTTTCCCATACTTCTCCTTGATGACGTTCTTCAGGTTGTGGTAAACCTCTGCTCCAATGCACATGGCTTCCCAGAAAGAGGATGCCCCCACAAGCAGGATTATGAATTCTTGCATGGCCAGTTTGTTGCCAGCGTGAGAACCGCCATTGATCACATTGAAAGCTAGGATGGGCATGATGACTTCAGGGTTGCTGGCCAAGTCAGCAATGTGACGGTAAAGGGGCACCCCCTTCTCCACGGTACCAGCCTCGCAGACAGCCAGGGACACTCCCAGGATGGCGTTTGCACCAAACTTCGATTTATTCTCGGTGCCGTCCATCTCGATCATCAGCTGGCCAATCTTCTCCTGCTCCATAACATTCAGTTTCTTGCTAACCAGAGCAGGTGTGATAGTGTTATTTATTGATGTGTTCAACAGCCTTTGAGACACCCTTCCCCATGAAGCGGGTCTTATCACTTTCTCGGAGTTCTAGGGCCTCGTAGATGCCAGTGGACGCACCGCTGGGCATCGCAGCACTGAAGAGACCTTTTGTGGTGTAGAGATCCACCTCAATGGTGGGATTCCCATGAGAGTCAAAGATCTCGCTGGTATGGACCCTGAGAATGGACATGGTGAAGTTCTGGTAGTCAGACCGctgcaggagaaggaaagagggttCTGTAGACACCGAacagagcctttttttttttttttgagacagagtttctctgtgtagctctggctgtcctggaacttgctctgtagatcaggctgctctggaactcacagagatccccctgccacGGAGATCTTAAATtcttggattaaagatgtgtgtgccACCAACACTGGGACATATAtggatatgtgtatatgcatatatattcattatatatgtttatgcaggtatacatatataattacatatatatacatgcacatatattaattataccaATATGTAATTATATAGTTTATAGTACAATTAATATGCAATCAACATATAATAATACATTaacatataataattaatatattaatctaAGAAAAAATAAGCCTCAGTTGTGCAGAGTAAAGAGCACATCTAGACATCAGAAGACacttatggaggtcagaggaacacacatgcatgttcagCATGTTCAGctcataaaacatttaaagataAAGGAGTTTAATGTACTTTCAGTGTGTAGAACTACATAAATGTTGGAAGaaatatttgtgaaaatatacattAACAAAGTAAGTATTTGAGACTTAAGTCACCTCAGATCAGTAGTGACTAACTACttaataagatgaaataaaaagtaCCAAATTCTGGGCCAGTAATATGGCTGTGGTAGTTTGTGTATgctgggcccagggagtggcgttgttagaaggtgtgaccttgttggagtgggcgtggctctcttggagtgggcgtggcactgttggagtaggtgtgtcactgtggtgtgggcttgaagaccctcatcctagctgctggGAAGTCCGTATTTTGCTAGTaactttcagatgaagatgtagaactctcagctcctcctgcaccatgcctgcctggatgctgccatgttcctgccttgatgataatggactgaacctctgaacctgtaagccagccccaattaaatgttgtccttataagagttgccttggttacggtatctgttcacagcagtgaaccctgactaaggcagtgACTCAGCAGGTGAAAACACTAGTTGCTAAGCCCGATGACCGGAATTGGATCCTATGCTGGAAAGAAacaactgactcctgaaagttgtcctctgacctccatatggaAGCTGCAGCATTAGTGTTCTCTCCTGCGtgctaaatcaataaataaacgTTATaagcaaattatatatatattaaaaagcactaATCCCTCGCTCACTCTCTTCTTTGGGCTAATATTTGCTTGGTTTTATTGAGATGGGCTCTTGTTATGTAAGCCAGCTGACCTCAAACGTGTCCCAGTTCTTTTGTATTCTCCATCCACTGTGCCACTGTACCTggcttgttatttatttattgtgagacagggtctccctatgtagcttgGCCTGACTTGAACtttttatcctcctgcctcagtttcccaattGTGGAATTTCTGTCTCATGCTGCCATGCCTGACTCCTCCAATGCACTGACTGTAAAataggagaaggggaaagagggacACATTGACAAATGCATTATTGTCTTAATTATACAGATGTAAattattgtcttagggtttccgttgctgtggcgaaacagcatgaccaaaaagcaagttgggggtgaaagggtttatttggcttacactttcagatcaTAGTCAATCATTAAAGGAAGTCTAGACAGGAACTCAAGCtagaacctggagtcaggagctgatgcagaggccatgtagGGATGCTACTTACTGCCCTGGTCCTCCTGGCTTACAGCTTGCTTTCTTACGAAAATACAGGACCACCAGTGATGCCCGGGGATGGCATcactcacaatgggctgtgccttcccccatcaatcattaattgaAAAAgtgccttatagctgggtcttaaggaagcatttcttccactgaggctccttcttctctgatgactctagcttgtgtaaGGTTGGCACGCCAAACCAGCCAGTGCAATCATGATTTATAATTATGATGTAAATAGTAAATAGCACCATATATAGGATATATATTCTGGTATTTGCTTTACATGTCTGTTTAATATGTGATTCTGAAATTGTACAATAGATTTTTAGTTCTAAAAATGTTTCCATAATGATATTCCTATGTGTTGTCAATAGAACAGCCTTCTCTAATGTCTACGTTTCCTATCAAATTAAAACAGTAGCAAGTAGACTTGCGAGCCTTTAGTAAtgtttaatgaatgaatgagtgagtgaattaaTGAAACTGGGAGCCTTAGGAAAACCAGGGCACTGGTAGATagtgttattttttaatttatttaatatatatattaaatagatatatattaatttaatattatattatattaatataattaaatatagctgtcttcagacacaccagaagagagcaccagatcccatcacagatgaccgtgagccatcatgtggctgctgggacctggaagaacagtcagtgctcccaactgccgagccatctccctagcctgaTACAGAGTATTActaaactgagaaagaaaaccaggaaTGAGATCAATGAAGATGAGCAGTTTGGTCCTGGTGTGTGGGTCAGCGGAACGGAAGGAAGAGAGAGCTTTAAGACAGTCTTCCTTAGAGGGTAACTACATAATTACTTAAATTGCCTCTTCGCCATCTTTCCCCCGGCAGGCCGACATCTGTCTCCATGAAGGTCGAGGTGTGCAGTTTTAGCGGATACAAGACCTACCCGGGACACGGGCGACGCTATGCCAGGACCGATGGGAAGGCTTTCCAGTTTCCTAATGCCAAATGTGAGTCTGCATTCCTTTCCAAAAGGAACCCTTGGCAAATTAACTGGACTGTCCTctacagaagaaaacacaagaaagggCAGTcggaagaaattcaaaagaaaagaacccgCCGTGCAGTCAAATTCCAGCGGGCCATCACGGGCGCTTCTCTGGCTGATATAATGGCCAAGAGGAATCAGAAACCAGAAGTTAGGAAAGCTCAGCGAGAACAGGCTATCAGGGCTGCCAAGGACGCAAAAAAAGCTAAGCAGGCATCAAAGAAGACAGCAATGGCTGCTGCCAAGGTCCCCCCAAAAGGCAGCCACTAAAGAAAAGATGGTGAAGCCTGTCAAGGTCTCTGCTCCCAGAGTTGGTGGGAAACGCTAATTTGGTAGAtgagagtttaaaaataaagatttgtctttaactctaaaaaaaaaatt
It encodes the following:
- the Rpl24l2 gene encoding large ribosomal subunit protein eL24-like produces the protein MKVEVCSFSGYKTYPGHGRRYARTDGKAFQFPNAKCESAFLSKRNPWQINWTVLYRRKHKKGQSEEIQKKRTRRAVKFQRAITGASLADIMAKRNQKPEVRKAQREQAIRAAKDAKKAKQASKKTAMAAAKVPPKGSH